From the genome of Malus domestica chromosome 04, GDT2T_hap1, one region includes:
- the LOC103435457 gene encoding uncharacterized protein, whose amino-acid sequence MSVFVAAVFDIFNVEKTEHGVGTLTELSGLIGTSWGGLDHPEEIHGTNCSGTKHLDLIGTSRDGLNQPEEIHGIDGSGTDELAGHRSHCMAAVGGRDDGFFTAIGEEDGKCLRWWRRRRSEDRKWGSR is encoded by the exons ATGTCCGTGTTTGTTGCTGCAGTTTTCGACATCTTCAACGTTGAGAAGACAGAGCATGGCGTCGGGACTCTCACGGAGCTTTCAGGTTTGATTGGAACTTCATGGGGTGGTTTAGACCACcccgaagaaattcatgggacTAACTGCAGCGGCACGAAGCACTTAGATTTGATTGGAACTTCACGGGATGGTTTAAACCAAcccgaagaaattcatgggattgACGGCAGCGGCACGGACGAACTTGCTGGGCATAGAAGTCACTGCATGGCCGCTGTTGGTGGCAGAGACGATGGTTTCTTTACTGCTATTGGCGAAGAAGACGGCAAATGTCTCCGTtggtggagaagaagaagaagcgagGACAG AAAATGGGGGAGCCGCTGA
- the LOC103435580 gene encoding probable leucine-rich repeat receptor-like protein kinase At2g33170: MHIFGSLPLFGFPLFPNLTHFNLSGNNFQGPIPHAIGNLSRLTSLDLGNNFFDQQIPSEIDQVTELQYLNLRNNRLSGTIPYQLSNLPKVWYMDLGLNYFFPADQDWSEFAGMPSLTYLAMSMQRDNLYHSEFPEFISQCRNLTFLNLSHNNLNGQIPPSIGQLRELQYLDLSYNSLNSSIPSELGLCTNLTHLSLANNRFSGTIPDNIGLISGLQRVDLSMNLLEGKIPSSVGQLRELQYLDLSSNSLTSTIPSELVLCTNLTYLSLANNRFSGTIPDNIGLISGLQRVDLSINLLEGKIPSSVGQLRELQYLDLSSNSLYSTIPSELVLCTNLTYLYLSSNKLNGELPLSLSNLNNLVELGLAKNQFSGTISDNIGLISGLQHIDLGMNLLEGEIPLSIGQLRELQYLNLSYNFLNSSIPSELGLCTNLNRLSLSSNKLNGELPLSLSNLNNLVELGLDNNLFTGQILPSLVSNWTNMESLQLQSNELSGEIPTEVGNMSFLFTLNLRRNHLTGVIPQILGNLIYLKLLDLSHNHLSGQIPSFVNIYFLNAFNFSYNNLSGRIPCVFQRASKNPFVGNSGLCGYVECVDTVPPRHNIPPRHNRNFKKNNKRVLIGILVPVCGLLMVTTVIGLMFRKKSSLVLNKVNTSENFESLESMILQEEVKFTFAEVVKAVDDFHDKYCIGTGGFGRVYKAELQSGQVVAVKRLNMSDSNDIPAINLHSFQNEIRTLTSIRHRNIIRLYGFCSRRGGCIFLLMNT; encoded by the coding sequence ATGCACATTTTCGGATCACTGCCCCTTTTCGGCTTTCCCTTATTTCCAAATCTCACCCACTTCAATCTAAGTGGCAACAATTTCCAAGGGCCTATACCGCATGCCATTGGAAATCTCTCCAGGCTCACGTCTTTGGACTTGGGCAACAACTTTTTTGATCAACAAATTCCATCTGAGATTGACCAGGTAACAGAGCTTCAGTATCTAAATCTCCGCAACAACCGTCTCTCTGGTACCATCCCTTATCAACTGAGCAATCTCCCAAAGGTATGGTACATGGACCTTGGATTAAACTATTTTTTCCCTGCTGATCAAGATTGGTCAGAATTTGCAGGCATGCCTTCATTGACCTACCTTGCTATGTCTATGCAACGTGATAATCTATATCATTCAGAATTCCCAGAATTTATATCTCAATGCCGGAACTTGACGTTCCTCAACTTGTCTCATAATAATTTGAATGGCCAAATTCCACCTTCGATAGGCCAACTCAGGGAGCTCCAGTACCTTGATCTTTCATACAACTCCTTAAACTCTTCTATCCCTTCTGAGCTTGGTCTTTGTACAAACCTCACCCACTTGAGTTTAGCTAATAACCGATTCTCTGGCACGATTCCGGACAATATAGGTTTGATTTCTGGTCTTCAACGTGTTGACCTGAGTATGAATCTTCTGGAAGGGAAAATTCCATCCTCTGTAGGCCAACTCAGGGAGCTCCAGTACCTTGATCTTTCATCCAACTCCTTAACCTCAACAATCCCTTCTGAACTTGTTCTTTGTACAAACCTCACCTACTTGAGTTTAGCTAATAACCGATTTTCTGGCACGATTCCGGACAATATAGGTTTGATTTCTGGTCTTCAACGTGTTGACCTGAGTATAAATCTTCTGGAAGGGAAAATTCCATCCTCTGTAGGCCAACTCAGGGAGCTCCAGTACCTTGATCTTTCATCCAACTCCTTATACTCAACAATCCCTTCTGAACTTGTTCTTTGTACAAACCTCACCTACTTGTACTTGTCTTCCAATAAACTCAATGGGGAACTGCCTCTGTCCTTGTCCAATCTGAACAACCTCGTCGAATTGGGTTTAGCAAAGAACCAATTCTCTGGCACGATTTCGGACAATATAGGTTTGATTTCTGGTCTTCAACATATTGACCTGGGAATGAATCTTCTGGAAGGGGAAATTCCACTCTCTATAGGCCAACTCAGGGAGCTCCAGTACCTAAATCTTTCATACAACTTCTTAAACTCATCAATCCCTTCTGAACTTGGTCTTTGTACAAACCTCAACCGCTTGTCCTTGTCTTCCAATAAACTCAACGGGGAACTGCCTTTGTCCTTGTCCAATCTGAACAACCTCGTCGAATTGGGTTTAGATAATAATCTATTTACTGGTCAAATCCTTCCTTCTCTGGTCTCCAATTGGACTAATATGGAATCTTTGCAACTTCAGTCCAATGAACTCAGTGGGGAGATTCCGACGGAAGTTGGAAATATGAGCTTTCTGTTCACGCTCAATCTAAGAAGGAACCATTTGACAGGAGTGATCCCTCAGATTCTAGGCAATTTAATTTATCTTAAGCTGCTCGATTTGTCACACAACCATCTTTCGGGGCAAATCCCATCATTTGTCAACATATATTTTCTTAatgcttttaatttttcttataacAACTTGTCTGGCCGAATCCCATGCGTTTTCCAAAGGGCATCAAAAAATCCTTTTGTTGGAAACTCTGGCTTGTGTGGCTATGTAGAGTGTGTAGACACTGTACCCCCTCGGCACAACATACCCCCTCGGCACAACAGAAATTTCAAAAAGAATAACAAAAGAGTTCTAATTGGTATCCTTGTGCCTGTTTGTGGTTTATTAATGGTTACAACTGTCATTGGTCTTATGTTCCGTAAAAAATCCAGTCTCGTTTTGAACAAAGTCAACACTTCtgaaaactttgagagtttGGAGTCAATGATATTGCAAGAGGAAGTAAAGTTTACGTTTGCGGAAGTTGTGAAGGCTGTAGATGACTTTCATGACAAGTACTGCATTGGGACAGGAGGGTTTGGAAGGGTTTACAAGGCAGAGTTGCAATCAGGCCAGGTTGTTGCAGTTAAAAGGCTTAACATGTCAGACTCTAATGATATTCCAGCAATTAATCTCCATAGCTTTCAGAATGAAATCCGAACTTTGACAAGCATCCGGCACCGGAACATCATAAGGCTCTATGGCTTCTGTTCAAGAAGGGGGGGTTGCATATTCCTGCTTATGAATACTTAG
- the LOC139187737 gene encoding MDIS1-interacting receptor like kinase 2-like has translation MNLAGLLESKLYFGIARLLSTDSSNWTYIAGSFGYIAPELAYTMRVTDKCDVYSFGVVALEVMMGRHPGDMLESQLQESSKSRRDNVELLLKDLLDQRLEPPTNESAKAVVLVVTMALACI, from the exons ATGAACTTGGCTGGGCTACTAGAGTCAAAATTGT ATTTCGGAATAGCCAGGTTATTGAGTACTGATTCATCCAACTGGACATATATTGCTGGTTCATTTGGCTACATAGCACCAG AGCTTGCATACACTATGCGAGTCACGGATAAATGTGATGTATATAGCTTTGGAGTGGTGGCGCTCGAAGTCATGATGGGAAGGCACCCAGGGGATATGCTAGAGTCCCAGCTAcaagaatcatcaaaatcaaggaGGGACAATGTAGAATTGCTCCTGAAAGATTTGTTAGACCAAAGGTTGGAGCCGCCAACCAATGAATCTGCAAAGGCAGTGGTGCTTGTAGTGACAATGGCCTTGGCCTGTATATGA